The following are encoded in a window of Gossypium raimondii isolate GPD5lz chromosome 13, ASM2569854v1, whole genome shotgun sequence genomic DNA:
- the LOC105784401 gene encoding uncharacterized protein LOC105784401 has translation MVYLRVSETIMADTLLFTCLLLFLAAMQGAHAVDYAINDQTGNSGGGVRFRTEIGAQSSLQTMSSATDFIWDIFQQTNPSDRKNVPKVTLFIENGDGVAFSINNEIHVNANYLGNYTGDLRKEFNGVLYHEMTHIWQWNGNGQTPGGLIEGIADFVRLKANYIPSHWVKPGQGDRWDQGYDVTARFLEYCDGLRNGFVAELNKKMRSGYNAGFFVELLGKTVDQLWSDYKAKYGN, from the coding sequence ATGGTTTATTTAAGAGTTAGTGAAACAATCATGGCGGACACCTTGCTTTTCACCTGCCTGCTATTATTTCTTGCAGCCATGCAAGGCGCCCATGCAGTCGACTATGCCATCAACGACCAGACCGGCAACAGTGGCGGCGGCGTTCGTTTCCGAACCGAAATCGGAGCCCAAAGCAGCCTCCAAACCATGTCATCCGCCACAGACTTCATCTGGGACATCTTCCAACAAACCAACCCATCCGACAGGAAAAATGTCCCGAAAGTAACACTGTTCATCGAAAACGGCGACGGTGTAGCCTTTTCCATCAACAACGAAATCCATGTTAACGCCAATTACCTAGGAAACTACACAGGCGACCTGAGGAAGGAATTCAACGGGGTGCTTTACCATGAAATGACGCATATTTGGCAATGGAACGGGAACGGTCAGACCCCTGGGGGGTTGATTGAAGGGATAGCTGATTTCGTGAGGCTGAAGGCTAATTATATACCGAGCCATTGGGTGAAGCCAGGGCAGGGAGATAGATGGGACCAAGGATACGATGTTACGGCTAGGTTTTTGGAGTATTGTGATGGTCTGAGGAATGGGTTCGTTGCAGAGCTTAATAAGAAGATGAGAAGTGGGTATAATGCTGGGTTTTTTGTTGAACTGCTGGGAAAAACTGTTGATCAACTGTGGAGTGATTATAAGGCCAAGTATGGCAATTAA
- the LOC105783625 gene encoding DNA repair protein REV1 — MSADSSNSKRSFNSHSSKNQSNSSKKRTSNQKTLGMAWGSNSLSSSRSSFRSSPFSDFGSYMVVKNRKLQNQFDAEASNSTRSDSSAKPIFHGVSIFVDGFTVPSSQELRQYMLNHGGRFENYFSRHRVTHIICSNLPDSKIKNLRSFSSGLPVVKPMWILDSVAANKLLSWVPYQLDQLANNQPTLSAFFTTKCNPADEGAFTNAICEVKHENEVLCLKDASKDASFSEAGNSFERRKQATEENDELKYENTDKTVIDGPSNSYGEEPEEVKVVEQSNLQEEDESMANDRLQASPEQSSSSVSSRCFDNHGIRGSPTSTVIGPSKHRHSTLGDPNFVENYFKNSRLHFIGTWRNRYRNRFPSLSNGFTKSHSNVSAGTQKTPIIHIDMGLFFVSVVIRSHPELNDKPVAVCHSDNPKGTAEISSANYPARDYGIKAGMFVRDAKSLCPQLVILPYNFESYEEVADQFYNILHKHCNRVQAVSCDEAFLDVTDLEGKDPQLLASAVRKEISEATGCTASAGIAENMLMARLATRTAKPNGQCYIHPERVDEYLDQLPIKVLPGIGHVLAEKLKNKNVRTCGELRLISKDSLQKYFGIKTGEMLWNYSRGMDNRLVGMIQESKSVGAEVNWGVRFRDLQHAQHFLLDLCKEVSLRLQGCGVQGRTFTLKIKKRRKDAGEPAKFMGCGDCENLSHSTTVPLATDDIEVLQRISKQLFGSFHIDVKDIRGVGLQVSRLESADTSRQAPERNSLKSWLMSASASSKQRFDINRIAKECVDSEGKSVGGNSGVLRIASVENSVHETNNAPNGEGGSNQSSSVPPLCHLDMGVVENLPSELLSELNEIYDGKLVELITKRKVQGDKSTGSACFFPPEPAQVAVEEAERSRNSASVSLRRTALEMKDTQHILEELRMVPDSEARPDSVAISTAGLENNDLVPSSLSQVDTSVLQQLPEELRADIFEALPAHRMPEGTALGPRTDNMHPPLGIKTATDNRPGSTDSGLSNNLWIGDPPLWVDKFKVSKLSTLNFFVDIYYKANSAQSLSSILQCIIAESLHPLNARCDAWNEAIHSFSELLMNYIKLKIVVDIEEIYVCFRLLRRLSTKSQFFLEVYNLVFPHLQASVDENYGGTLHIPPIK; from the exons ATGAGTGCGGATTCCTCTAATTCGAAACGAAGCTTCAATTCACATTCTTCGAAAAATCAAAGTAATAGCAGCAAGAAGAGGACAAGTAACCAGAAAACCCTAGGCATGGCTTGGGGCAGCAATTCTCTATCTTCCTCTCGCTCCTCTTTTCGCTCTTCTCCTTTCTCTGATTTTGGAag TTATATGGTAGTGAAGAATAGAAAGCTTCAAAATCAGTTTGATGCAGAGGCTTCGAATTCTACTCGTAGCGATTCTTCTGCGAAACCTATTTTTCACGGGGTTTCTATATTTGTTGATGGTTTCACGGTTCCATCTAGCCAG GAGCTGCGACAATATATGTTAAACCACGGTGGTCGATTTGAGAATTATTTTTCAAGGCATAGAGTCACTCATATCATCTGCAGCAATCTTCCTGACAGTAAAATCAAGAATCTCAg GTCATTTAGCAGTGGACTTCCTGTAGTGAAACCTATGTGGATTCTAGATTCTGTTGCTGCCAACAAACTTTTGAGTT GGGTTCCTTACCAGCTTGACCAGCTTGCTAACAATCAACCTACATTGTCAGCCTTCTTCACTACAAAATGTAATCCTGCGGATGAGGGTGCTTTTACAAATGCAATTTGTGAagtaaaacatgaaaatgaggTTTTATGTTTGAAGGATGCATCAAAGGATGCAAGTTTTTCTGAAGCAGGTAATTCTTTTGAACGGAGGAAGCAAGCTACTGAAGAAAATGATGAGCTTAAGTATGAAAATACTGATAAAACAGTAATTGATGGGCCAAGTAACAGCTATGGTGAAGAACCTGAGGAAGTAAAGGTGGTAGAACAGAGTAATCTGCAGGAGGAGGATGAAAGCATGGCAAATGACAGACTTCAGGCCTCTCCTGAACAGTCCTCTTCATCTGTTAGTAGCCGTTGTTTTGACAATCATGGTATAAGAGGATCACCCACATCAACAGTCATTGGACCTTCCAAGCATCGGCATTCAACTCTTGGAGATCCCAATTTTGTGGAGAATTACTTCAAG AATTCAAGGCTGCATTTCATTGGAACCTGGAGAAATAGATATCGTAACCGTTTTCCTAGTTTGTCAAATGGATTTACAAAGTCTCATTCGAATGTCTCTGCTGGTACTCAAAAGACTCCCATTATCCATATTGACATG GGACTGTTTTTTGTCTCGGTGGTTATCAGGAGCCATCCTGAATTAAATGACAAGCCTGTAGCTGTATGCCATTCAGACAATCCAAAAGGAACTGCTGAAATCTCTTCTGCAAATTATCCTGCTCGAGATTATG GAATTAAGGCAGGAATGTTTGTTAGAGATGCCAAGAGTCTATGCCCCCAACTTGTTATTCTCCCGTACAACTTTGAATCATATGAGGAG GTTGCCGATCAATTCTATAACATCTTGCATAAACACTGCAACAGAGTTCAG GCTGTCAGCTGCGATGAAGCATTTTTAGATGTCACAGACTTAGAAGGTAAAGATCCTCAGCTTTTAGCTTCAGCAGTACGAAAGGAAATATCTGAAGCTACAGGATGCACTGCAAGTGCTGGGATTGCAGAGAACATGCTTATGGCCCGTCTAGCCACTAGAACTGCTAAACCAAATGGTCAATGTTATATCCATCCTGAGAGG GTTGATGAGTACTTGGATCAACTTCCAATAAAAGTACTCCCTGGAATAGGTCATGTACTGgctgaaaaattgaaaaataaaaatgttcgAACTTGTGGGGAGTTGCGTTTGATTTCAAAG GACTCCCTGCAAAAGTATTTTGGGATTAAAACTGGTGAGATGCTCTGGAATTACAGTAGAGGAATGGATAATCGGCTTGTTGGGATGATTCAG GAGAGCAAGTCTGTGGGGGCTGAAGTGAACTGGGGTGTAAGATTCAGGGATCTTCAACAT GCTCAGCATTTCCTTTTAGACCTTTGCAAAGAGGTCTCGTTACGCTTGCAAGGGTGTGGGGTGCAAGGGCGTACTTTCACACTTAAG ataaaaaagagaagaaaagatgcTGGAGAGCCTGCAAAGTTTATGGGCTGTGGAGACTGCGAAAACCTGAGCCATAGCACAACG GTTCCACTTGCTACTGATGATATTGAAGTGCTTCAGAGGATTTCAAAGCAGCTCTTTGGATCTTTCCACATAG ATGTCAAGGACATCCGGGGTGTTGGTTTGCAAGTTTCAAGGCTTGAAAGCGCAGATACTTCTAGGCAAG CACCTGAAAGAAACTCTTTGAAATCATGGCTCATGTCTGCATCAGCGAGTTCAAAGCAACGATTTGATATCAATAGAATAGCCAAAGAATGTGTTG ATTCTGAAGGAAAGAGTGTGGGTGGAAATTCAGGTGTGTTACGCATTGCTTCAGTGGAGAATTCTGTTCATGAGACAAATAATGCACCCAATGGTGAGGGGGGTTCTAACCAGAGCTCAAGTGTCCCACCTTTATGCCACCTTGACATGGGAGTAGTGGAGAATCTTCCTTCAGAGCTCCTCTcagaattaaatgaaatttatgatGGAAAGCTAGTTGAATTGATTACCAAAAGAAAAGTACAAGGTGACAAAAGCACTGGATCTGCATGCTTCTTTCCTCCTGAACCAGCCCAAG TTGCAGTAGAGGAAGCAGAAAGATCCCGTAATTCTGCTTCTGTTTCATTGAGAAGAACAGCATTGGAAATGAAG GACACACAACATATATTGGAGGAACTGCGGATGGTGCCAGACTCTGAGGCAAGACCCGATAGTGTTGCAATTTCCACTGCAGGActtgaaaataatgatttagtgcctTCATCTCTGAGCCAAGTAGACACATCTGTGTTACAGCAGCTGCCCGAGGAATTGAGAGCTGACATATTTGAGGCACTTCCTGCGCACAGGATGCCAGAAGGTACTGCCCTGGGCCCGAGGACAGATAACATGCATCCTCCTTTGGGCATCAAGACTGCTACTGACAATCGACCTGGATCAACTGATTCTGGTTTGAGCAACAATCTCTGGATTGGAGATCCTCCTCTTTGGGTTGATAAGTTTAAAGTCAGCAAATTGTCaacattgaatttttttgttgacATTTATTACAAAGCAAATTCAGCTCAGAGTTTATCTTCGATACTACAATGCATTATTGCTGAATCCCTACATCCTTTAAATGCAAGATGTGATGCTTGGAATGAAGCTATTCACAGCTTCAGTGAGCTTCTcatgaattatattaaactGAAGATAGTAGTAGATATTGAGGAGATCTATGTTTGTTTTCGTCTTCTAAGAAG gTTAAGTACCAAGTCACAGTTCTTCTTGGAAGTGTACAATTTGGTCTTTCCCCACCTTCAG GCGTCTGTCGATGAAAACTATGGTGGAACCTTGCATATACCTCCAATCAAGTAG
- the LOC105784341 gene encoding transcription factor bHLH113, with protein sequence MMAETEADHGFEGDQETATTTTTSSSFSQLLFGGGHDDDGDTLGPAQSFNYTCSSFAVKSTPKMLCFGGCHPNDADIVLGKPAINAAPKAGLTCSDSSSTSSGNNTKSMQCRGAIVEAQPTRRRTNKRSKVENPTTGGHAKVRKEKIGDRINALQQLVSPFGKTDTASVLHEAMGYIRFLHDQVQVLCSPYLQHPHDGENNGGEESRKELKSRGLCLVPVACTAHVENSNGADFWSPATMGNNVIIRQ encoded by the exons atgatGGCTGAGACCGAGGCTGACCATGGTTTTGAGGGGGACCAGGAGACTGCAACAACAACTACTACTAGTAGTAGTTTTTCTCAGTTATTGTTTGGTGGTGGccatgatgatgatggtgatacTCTTGGTCCTGCCCAGAGTTTTAACTACACTTGCTCTTCGTTTGCTGTGAAGAGTACACCCAAAATGCTTTGCTTTGGGGGATGCCATCCAAATGATGCTGACATAGTGCTTGGTAAACCTGCTATTAATGCTGCTCCTAAAGCTGGGCTCACATGCAGTGATTCTTCCTCGACTTCTTCTGGTAACAACACCAAATCGATGCAGTGCAGGGGTGCCATTGTTGAAGCTCAACCGACAAGGCGAAGAACCAATAAAAGGTCCAAAGTCGAGAACCCCACCACCGGCGGCCATGCAAAG GTGAGGAAAGAGAAGATAGGAGATAGAATCAATGCATTGCAGCAGCTGGTTTCACCATTTGGcaag ACAGATACGGCATCAGTACTCCATGAAGCAATGGGTTATATCAGGTTCCTGCATGACCAGGTTCAAGTCCTTTGCTCTCCTTACCTGCAACACCCGCAT GATGGTGAAAACAACGGAGGTGAAGAATCAAGAAAGGAACTGAAGAGCAGGGGGCTGTGCCTGGTCCCCGTTGCTTGCACTGCACACGTGGAGAATAGCAACGGTGCCGATTTCTGGTCGCCGGCGACGATGGGAAACAATGTAATAATAAGGCAGTGA